A portion of the Streptomyces sp. NBC_00376 genome contains these proteins:
- a CDS encoding NmrA family NAD(P)-binding protein, which translates to MNRTRKVGVPPILVTGAAGSVGAVGRSVVEGLRQRDLPVRAMVRRDDERAQALRATGAEVVVGDLTRAGDIADALAGCARMYFGMGVSAQYLQAAVTAAAVARASGGLEAFVNMSQLTVAEIGLTSTFESVQQRQQWLVEQVLDWSGLPVVQVRPTVFMENPLFRVGFSSVAKYGTIRLPFGRARTSPVAAGDVAAVVEEILADPAPHIGSTYELTGPRSEDVAAMAAEVSTVLGRPVTYTDVPLRDWVDHDLRPLGLPDHVFQHITTMGRLHAENRYDRKAEGVEQVTGRPPSGVAEFVRKNPSLFSP; encoded by the coding sequence ATGAACCGCACCCGAAAAGTCGGAGTGCCGCCCATCCTGGTGACGGGCGCGGCGGGCAGTGTCGGTGCCGTCGGACGATCCGTGGTCGAAGGGCTTCGACAACGGGACCTGCCCGTCCGGGCCATGGTGCGTCGGGACGACGAGCGGGCGCAGGCGCTGCGCGCGACCGGTGCTGAGGTCGTCGTCGGAGACCTGACGCGTGCGGGCGACATCGCCGATGCCCTGGCAGGCTGTGCACGCATGTATTTCGGCATGGGTGTGTCGGCGCAGTATCTGCAGGCTGCCGTGACGGCGGCGGCCGTCGCGCGTGCTTCCGGAGGCCTGGAAGCGTTCGTGAACATGTCCCAGTTGACAGTCGCCGAGATCGGCCTTACCAGCACCTTCGAGTCCGTGCAGCAGCGGCAGCAGTGGTTGGTGGAGCAGGTTCTCGACTGGTCGGGCCTGCCCGTTGTCCAGGTCAGGCCCACCGTGTTCATGGAAAACCCCCTGTTCCGGGTCGGCTTTTCCTCGGTCGCGAAGTACGGAACCATCAGACTGCCCTTCGGCCGGGCGAGAACCTCCCCTGTGGCGGCTGGCGATGTCGCTGCGGTCGTGGAGGAGATCCTGGCCGACCCGGCCCCGCACATCGGCAGTACTTACGAGCTGACCGGCCCGCGCTCGGAGGACGTCGCCGCCATGGCGGCGGAGGTCTCCACAGTTCTGGGCCGACCGGTAACGTACACCGACGTTCCGTTGCGGGATTGGGTCGACCACGATCTGAGGCCGTTGGGGCTGCCCGACCACGTCTTCCAGCACATCACCACCATGGGACGCCTTCACGCGGAGAATCGATACGACCGCAAGGCAGAAGGCGTCGAGCAGGTCACCGGACGACCTCCTTCAGGGGTTGCTGAATTCGTCCGTAAGAATCCCAGCCTGTTCAGCCCCTGA
- a CDS encoding winged helix-turn-helix transcriptional regulator — protein MGAEPDLSGLRGRLSELRGHPGTDRTRRTGSVLQAAAQGARHFGDYRALINGISDRLLSQRLKELEAAGLIERTVIPTTPYRSAISRPRTAGHGWTLCGRSRSGAYDEARAPGALEVSRWDAAREAPAVKRTGHDSGSHTRSPRAPGRGPSPPRVPSSPGDRSRNSVRAG, from the coding sequence CTGGGCGCCGAGCCAGATCTCAGCGGGCTTCGGGGGCGGCTGTCCGAGCTTCGAGGGCACCCTGGAACTGATCGGACGCGCCGGACGGGTTCGGTACTGCAGGCCGCAGCCCAGGGCGCCCGGCACTTCGGCGACTACCGGGCGCTGATCAACGGCATCTCCGACCGGCTGCTCTCCCAGCGCCTGAAGGAGCTGGAGGCGGCGGGCCTCATCGAACGCACCGTCATCCCCACCACCCCGTACAGATCCGCTATCAGCCGGCCCCGGACGGCCGGGCACGGGTGGACGCTCTGCGGCCGCTCGCGCAGTGGAGCCTACGACGAGGCTCGGGCACCAGGGGCGCTGGAAGTGTCCCGGTGGGACGCGGCTCGGGAAGCACCAGCCGTTAAAAGAACTGGTCACGACAGCGGAAGCCACACTCGATCTCCGCGCGCACCGGGTAGGGGCCCTTCCCCACCACGCGTCCCATCTTCACCAGGGGACCGCTCACGGAACTCGGTGAGAGCAGGGTGA